A single window of Hylaeus volcanicus isolate JK05 chromosome 8, UHH_iyHylVolc1.0_haploid, whole genome shotgun sequence DNA harbors:
- the LOC128881371 gene encoding 60S ribosomal protein L34-like: MVQRLTYRRRLSYNTKSNRRRVVRTPGGKLVYQYLKKPKKIPRCGQCKDKLRGIQPARPMERSRMCRRKKTVKRVYGGVLCHKCVKERIVRAFLIEEQKIVVKVMKAQAIAKTKAEK, encoded by the exons ATGGTGCAGCGACTAACCTATCGTCGACGTTTGTCATACAACACAAAAAGCAACAGGAGACGCGT TGTACGCACTCCTGGTGGAAAATTAGTATATCAATACCTTAAGAAACCCAAAAAGATCCCCAGATGCGGCCAGTGCAAAGACAAGCTCAGAGGTATCCAGCCTGCCAGGCCTATGGAGAGGTCACGAATGTGCAGGCGTAAGAAGACTGTGAAACGTGTATATGGTGGAGTTTTGTGTCACAAATGTGTCAAAGAAAG GATCGTTCGTGCTTTTCTGATCGAAGAACAGAAAATCGTTGTTAAGGTGATGAAAGCGCAAGCTATCGCAAAAACGAAGGCGGAGAAGtaa